A stretch of the Actinomycetota bacterium genome encodes the following:
- a CDS encoding sigma-70 family RNA polymerase sigma factor — MHDRPKVTSPVRDPDPRVLDRAREGDLGAFEELVRASQAEVYRFALHLTRERPMAEDVTQETYLRAFRFLSSFRGDCRFSSWLLRICRNCSMDALRARSQRAERDLLDPDPASVSGSAPVATGDAAARVELQTALDAVSEEHREPFLLIEVYGLSYRETADVLQVRVGTVKSRMHRARKAMCEALTLDEPDEGDTGAV, encoded by the coding sequence GTGCACGACCGGCCAAAGGTGACGTCCCCCGTGCGAGATCCCGACCCACGAGTGCTCGACCGTGCCCGCGAGGGTGACCTCGGCGCGTTCGAGGAGCTCGTGCGCGCCAGCCAGGCCGAGGTCTACCGGTTCGCCCTGCACCTGACCCGCGAACGGCCGATGGCCGAGGACGTGACGCAGGAGACCTACCTGCGGGCGTTCCGCTTCCTCTCCTCGTTCCGCGGCGACTGCCGCTTCTCGAGCTGGTTGCTGCGGATCTGCCGCAACTGCTCGATGGACGCGCTGCGCGCACGCAGCCAGCGCGCCGAGCGTGACCTGCTGGATCCCGACCCCGCGTCGGTCTCCGGCTCGGCGCCGGTCGCCACCGGCGACGCTGCCGCGCGGGTCGAGCTGCAGACGGCGCTCGACGCGGTCTCTGAGGAGCACCGCGAGCCGTTCCTGCTGATCGAGGTCTACGGGCTCAGCTACCGCGAGACCGCCGACGTGTTGCAGGTGCGCGTGGGAACCGTGAAGAGCAGGATGCACCGCGCGCGCAAGGCGATGTGCGAGGCGCTGACCCTGGACGAACCCGACGAAGGAGACACCGGTGCGGTGTGA
- a CDS encoding glycosyl hydrolase yields MRPRALLAAILSLALLAAALLLPTSAGAGVVEPHVMFGTNSKRSDVDDIKGSILKSEQQLGRTLAAVRIYDNWDTKFPKGIHKWMRDGGRTMYLSVKSEKENGVDVPWRQVADAPNGSEIHLNIVRWARKIRNFGDVVHVTFNHEPETRHNDHLGDQDDYIDAWRRWVKVFRNQNADDNVVFTWIMTDHAFRVPQTDNRFAKKWYPGNKWVEEIGADVYNWHECRPEEDIPWRTPQHVAEGLRLFGLQHPNIPISMPEFATVEDPATPGRKAQWIRDFEDMLQTPEWSQLTTAIYFNRKGTAYPTCDWSFDSSPSSLTAITELANDPFFGRSESINYPG; encoded by the coding sequence ATGCGCCCCCGTGCTCTGCTCGCCGCCATCTTGTCCCTCGCCCTGCTCGCCGCAGCGCTGTTGCTGCCCACGAGCGCGGGTGCCGGCGTCGTCGAGCCGCACGTGATGTTCGGGACGAACTCGAAGCGCTCGGACGTGGACGACATCAAGGGGAGCATCCTCAAGAGCGAACAGCAGCTCGGACGCACCTTGGCGGCCGTCCGGATCTACGACAACTGGGACACGAAGTTCCCCAAGGGGATCCACAAGTGGATGCGCGACGGCGGCCGCACGATGTACCTGTCGGTCAAGTCCGAGAAGGAGAACGGTGTCGACGTTCCGTGGCGTCAGGTGGCCGACGCACCGAACGGCTCGGAGATCCACCTGAACATCGTCCGATGGGCCCGCAAGATCCGCAACTTCGGCGACGTGGTACACGTCACGTTCAACCACGAGCCCGAGACCCGCCACAACGACCACCTCGGGGACCAGGACGACTACATCGATGCGTGGCGCCGGTGGGTGAAGGTGTTCCGCAACCAGAACGCGGACGACAACGTCGTGTTCACCTGGATCATGACCGACCACGCCTTCCGCGTGCCGCAGACCGACAACCGGTTCGCGAAGAAGTGGTACCCCGGGAACAAGTGGGTGGAGGAGATCGGCGCCGACGTCTACAACTGGCACGAGTGCCGCCCCGAAGAGGACATTCCCTGGCGCACCCCCCAGCACGTCGCTGAAGGCTTGCGGTTGTTCGGTCTGCAGCACCCGAACATCCCGATCTCGATGCCGGAGTTCGCCACCGTCGAGGACCCGGCCACCCCCGGGCGCAAGGCGCAGTGGATCCGCGACTTCGAGGACATGCTGCAGACGCCCGAGTGGAGTCAGCTCACCACCGCGATCTACTTCAACCGCAAGGGAACGGCCTACCCGACGTGCGACTGGTCGTTCGATTCGTCGCCGAGCTCCCTCACCGCGATCACCGAGCTGGCCAACGACCCGTTCTTCGGCCGCTCGGAGAGCATCAACTACCCGGGCTGA
- a CDS encoding CpaF family protein, with product MAQRLVDVRRDLHGLLLERIDVGQLEHLSRAERRLTVREQALTILRGAGHILPHRELTRVVNEVSDEVVGFGPIEALLRDPDVTEVMVNGPNDVYVERKGRLERAPDGLFEGEESVLHLIERIVGPLGVRVDESSPWADARLPDGSRVHAIVPPLSLRGPCVTVRKFTAVPLEADELVRMGAMGPRMLAFLSACVRGRMNVIVSGGTSSGKTTLLGVLSSFIPDDERLITIEDAAELRLAQPHVVALEARSANVEGKGAVTIRDLVRNALRMRPDRIVVGEVRGGEALDMLQAMNTGHEGSLSTAHANSPRHLLWRLETMAMMSDVDLPVAHIRAQVASAIDVIVHLARLRDGRRVVLRVACVEGLVDGEPDLCELFSFEPRRGPRGGFVATGAVPTLSRTLLERGQTVDGWMFGAGVDA from the coding sequence GTGGCGCAGCGCCTGGTCGATGTTCGACGCGACCTGCACGGCTTGTTGCTCGAGCGCATCGACGTCGGGCAGCTCGAGCACCTGTCGCGCGCCGAGCGACGGCTGACGGTGCGGGAGCAGGCGCTCACGATCCTGCGCGGCGCCGGACACATCCTTCCGCACCGGGAACTGACCCGGGTCGTCAACGAGGTCTCCGACGAAGTCGTCGGGTTCGGTCCGATCGAGGCGCTGCTGCGCGATCCGGACGTGACCGAGGTCATGGTCAACGGGCCCAACGACGTCTACGTGGAGCGGAAGGGGCGGCTCGAGAGGGCGCCGGATGGACTATTCGAGGGGGAGGAGTCCGTCCTGCACCTGATCGAACGCATCGTGGGACCCCTGGGCGTCCGGGTCGACGAATCGTCGCCGTGGGCTGACGCGCGACTGCCGGACGGCAGCCGGGTTCATGCGATCGTGCCGCCTCTTTCGCTCCGCGGTCCGTGTGTGACCGTTCGGAAGTTCACAGCCGTTCCACTCGAGGCCGATGAGCTCGTTCGCATGGGAGCGATGGGACCGCGGATGCTCGCGTTCCTTTCCGCCTGCGTGCGGGGACGGATGAACGTCATCGTATCCGGAGGGACGAGTTCCGGGAAGACGACCCTGCTCGGCGTGCTCTCGTCGTTCATCCCGGACGACGAGCGGCTGATCACGATCGAGGACGCCGCCGAGCTGCGCCTCGCGCAGCCTCACGTCGTCGCGCTGGAAGCTCGGTCGGCGAACGTCGAGGGCAAGGGCGCCGTGACGATCCGGGATCTCGTTCGCAACGCGCTTCGGATGCGTCCGGATCGGATCGTCGTCGGCGAGGTCCGGGGTGGCGAAGCGCTCGACATGCTGCAGGCGATGAACACCGGACACGAGGGTTCCCTGTCAACCGCGCACGCGAATTCTCCGCGTCACCTGCTCTGGCGCCTCGAGACGATGGCGATGATGTCCGACGTAGACCTGCCGGTCGCGCATATCCGGGCGCAGGTGGCGTCGGCGATCGACGTCATCGTCCACCTCGCCCGGCTTCGGGACGGGCGCAGAGTGGTGCTTCGGGTCGCCTGTGTCGAGGGACTGGTCGACGGCGAGCCGGACCTGTGCGAGCTGTTCTCGTTCGAGCCGCGACGCGGTCCGCGCGGAGGGTTCGTCGCCACGGGAGCGGTTCCCACCCTCTCGCGGACCCTGCTCGAGCGTGGGCAGACCGTCGACGGGTGGATGTTCGGGGCGGGGGTCGACGCGTGA
- a CDS encoding type II secretion system F family protein has protein sequence MIAAAGAAVLAGSSVLCIRAAFRAGERARLIDRAHAGRSVGVREGAVPGSVMSVVRDRADTWAPALSCLLGLAVGVVLAGVPGAIVGAGGGLAFTVALRHRRTARNRSRLEEQLVDGVVALTAGLRAGMSVPQSLEYAADECDAPLGPSLRAVVDRASMGEPFGTALAAWGREHGGGDARLVVGVLGMHRRSGGDLPGVLDRLAATLRDRRAAARELRSLTAQARMSGAILGLLPIGFFGFLALTAPDDLSVALAAPAGRAAIAVGFVLQGAAFVWIRRLLRVA, from the coding sequence GTGATCGCTGCTGCCGGCGCCGCGGTGCTCGCCGGGTCGTCGGTGCTGTGCATCCGGGCGGCGTTCCGCGCCGGCGAGCGAGCGCGTCTCATCGATCGCGCCCATGCCGGCCGGTCGGTCGGCGTCCGTGAAGGAGCCGTTCCCGGATCGGTCATGAGCGTAGTGCGGGATCGCGCCGACACGTGGGCGCCTGCGCTGTCGTGCCTCCTCGGCCTCGCCGTCGGGGTGGTGCTCGCCGGGGTGCCGGGGGCGATCGTGGGTGCCGGTGGGGGCCTCGCGTTCACGGTCGCCCTCCGGCACCGGCGAACCGCTCGGAACCGGTCGCGGCTCGAGGAACAGCTCGTGGACGGTGTCGTTGCCCTCACCGCAGGGCTGCGGGCCGGGATGTCGGTCCCCCAGTCGCTCGAGTACGCGGCCGACGAGTGCGACGCCCCGCTCGGGCCGAGTTTGCGTGCCGTCGTCGATCGCGCATCGATGGGCGAGCCGTTCGGGACCGCGCTCGCGGCATGGGGCCGCGAGCACGGCGGTGGGGACGCGCGATTGGTCGTCGGCGTCCTCGGGATGCACCGGCGTTCGGGTGGGGACCTCCCCGGCGTCCTCGATCGTCTGGCCGCCACGCTCCGCGATCGTCGCGCGGCCGCTCGGGAGCTGCGGTCCCTCACCGCGCAGGCGAGGATGTCGGGTGCGATCCTCGGGCTGCTCCCGATCGGTTTCTTCGGGTTCCTCGCCCTCACGGCGCCCGACGACCTGTCGGTGGCGCTGGCTGCTCCCGCAGGCCGCGCCGCGATCGCGGTCGGGTTCGTCCTTCAGGGGGCCGCGTTCGTCTGGATCCGGCGACTGCTGCGGGTGGCCTGA
- a CDS encoding type II secretion system F family protein, with the protein MGIVIVAASMLAVIAGVSLAAALMTAREPAILARAIGSPAEATASLEPAPRLDPVGLLRRLGDAPGAAFLRVSPGLQRSLDLLGEAIDPALIRGARVAGLVAGVVLMIGTGDPLLGASVAILGVAAPPLVVARIARSRIRRIDLEVPQLLDLLAAASHAGLAGPLALRRAVDAIEGPLADELQRVLRGVELGGRWRDELASLAAHTGLPDLQRAVAALTRTERLGASLADAVTDLAARVRESRRAETTQRARTAPVKMLFPLVFLVLPAFLLLTVVPVLFSTVRSIG; encoded by the coding sequence ATGGGGATCGTGATCGTCGCCGCATCGATGCTGGCCGTGATCGCCGGCGTGTCGCTCGCCGCGGCGCTGATGACCGCACGCGAGCCGGCGATCCTCGCACGAGCGATCGGCTCCCCGGCCGAGGCGACGGCATCGCTCGAGCCCGCGCCTCGTCTGGACCCGGTCGGCCTGCTGCGACGGCTCGGAGACGCTCCCGGCGCGGCGTTCCTGCGGGTCTCGCCGGGTCTCCAGCGGTCGCTCGACCTCCTCGGTGAGGCGATCGATCCCGCGCTGATCCGCGGAGCGCGCGTCGCGGGCCTGGTTGCCGGCGTGGTCCTGATGATCGGAACGGGCGATCCGTTGCTCGGCGCCTCGGTGGCCATCCTCGGGGTGGCCGCTCCGCCGCTCGTCGTTGCCCGCATCGCGCGCTCGCGTATCCGAAGGATCGACCTCGAGGTTCCACAGTTGCTCGACCTCCTGGCCGCCGCCTCGCATGCCGGGCTGGCAGGGCCGCTCGCCCTCCGTCGTGCGGTGGACGCGATCGAGGGCCCGCTGGCGGACGAGCTGCAGCGGGTGCTCCGGGGGGTCGAGCTCGGCGGCCGTTGGCGCGACGAGCTCGCGTCGCTCGCGGCGCACACGGGGCTGCCGGACCTCCAGCGCGCCGTGGCTGCTCTGACCCGCACCGAACGGTTGGGGGCCTCGCTGGCCGATGCGGTTACCGACCTCGCTGCCCGCGTACGCGAGTCCCGGCGTGCGGAGACAACGCAGCGAGCTCGCACCGCACCCGTGAAGATGCTGTTCCCGCTCGTGTTCCTGGTCCTGCCTGCGTTCCTCCTCCTCACCGTGGTGCCCGTGCTCTTCAGCACGGTGCGTTCTATCGGCTGA
- a CDS encoding DUF4244 domain-containing protein, translated as MLAAFVIAVLARLHTLVVPREVGGEDGQTTAEYALVILAAAAVAVVLIVWARSSGKLPAFFDGIIDQVAGSA; from the coding sequence ATGCTCGCAGCGTTCGTGATCGCCGTGCTCGCTCGTCTCCATACGCTCGTGGTGCCGCGCGAGGTGGGCGGAGAAGATGGGCAGACCACCGCTGAGTACGCGCTGGTGATCCTGGCGGCCGCCGCGGTCGCCGTCGTGTTGATCGTGTGGGCGCGCTCGTCGGGCAAGCTGCCAGCGTTCTTCGACGGCATCATCGATCAGGTGGCGGGGAGTGCCTGA
- a CDS encoding TadE family protein, giving the protein MPDRHIRRGRERGSATVEFALVLPIVLAMVLALAQIGLLARDRLTLEYAARAGAREAAVSVDEASVRAAVDGAAPDLGTSVSMTIRRPGSVGDPVTVDITTDRAILVPLVGWLFPSSVAMTASATMRQEVP; this is encoded by the coding sequence GTGCCTGACCGCCACATCCGCCGGGGGCGCGAGCGCGGGTCGGCCACGGTCGAGTTCGCGCTCGTGCTCCCGATCGTCCTGGCGATGGTGCTCGCCCTCGCACAGATCGGCCTCCTCGCGCGCGATCGCCTCACGCTGGAGTACGCCGCGAGGGCGGGGGCGCGCGAAGCAGCGGTCTCGGTCGACGAAGCGAGTGTTCGCGCGGCCGTCGACGGGGCCGCTCCGGACCTCGGAACGAGCGTTTCGATGACGATCCGACGGCCCGGATCGGTGGGTGATCCCGTAACGGTCGACATCACCACCGATCGAGCGATCCTGGTTCCGCTCGTGGGGTGGCTCTTCCCTTCGTCGGTCGCCATGACGGCGAGCGCGACGATGCGTCAGGAGGTTCCGTGA
- a CDS encoding Rv3654c family TadE-like protein — MSANGERGSVTVVVAAILTGVLVLGLGAADLARVLATAGRARTAADASALAAAQELVFPSGPAPGEIAATYANHNGAGLDACSCEPGSAEVTVRVWVPVGPLLLFGDDRVVHRTARAEVVLPPPEEVVP, encoded by the coding sequence GTGAGCGCGAACGGCGAGCGCGGCTCGGTGACGGTCGTCGTTGCCGCGATCCTCACCGGCGTGCTCGTCCTCGGCCTCGGGGCCGCTGACCTCGCCCGCGTGCTCGCCACCGCCGGCCGAGCGCGCACCGCGGCGGACGCGTCGGCGCTCGCGGCCGCCCAGGAGCTCGTGTTCCCGAGCGGACCGGCCCCCGGCGAGATCGCGGCGACCTATGCCAACCACAACGGTGCGGGCCTCGACGCCTGTTCGTGCGAGCCGGGATCGGCCGAGGTCACGGTGCGAGTGTGGGTCCCGGTGGGCCCCCTCCTGTTGTTCGGCGACGACCGGGTCGTGCATCGAACGGCCCGGGCGGAAGTAGTGCTTCCGCCCCCTGAGGAGGTCGTTCCCTGA
- a CDS encoding DUF5318 family protein: MGTKRWSPKRTGNARPLGVVDYTLAKRALLRDAARGLLGLTDLTDAHPELIRAAKHVGEPTRHDCPVCGKEKLVLLAYVYGDDLKHNNGRVWSLQTALRMAAAHVGSCCYVVEVCKNCRWNHLSEAYTASVG, encoded by the coding sequence ATGGGCACGAAGAGATGGAGCCCGAAGCGCACCGGCAACGCCCGCCCCCTGGGCGTCGTCGACTACACGTTGGCCAAGCGCGCCCTGCTGCGCGACGCGGCGCGCGGGCTGCTGGGGCTCACCGACCTGACCGACGCCCACCCCGAGCTGATCCGGGCGGCCAAGCACGTCGGCGAACCGACACGTCACGACTGTCCCGTGTGCGGCAAGGAGAAGCTCGTCCTGCTCGCTTACGTCTACGGCGACGATCTCAAGCACAACAACGGACGCGTCTGGAGCCTGCAGACCGCGCTGCGCATGGCGGCGGCGCACGTCGGCTCGTGCTGCTACGTGGTCGAGGTCTGCAAGAACTGCCGCTGGAACCATCTCTCCGAGGCCTACACGGCTTCTGTCGGCTGA
- a CDS encoding transglycosylase domain-containing protein — translation MAAETPVSRAPSRKGKHAAPRTSRKTKTARKRGFFRRFWWVFVAVPLAGVLSVAGALWYTYGQIQLPEAPPPLQTSYVRYDDGTLLTTLHDEQNRTIVGFGQMPQALREAVIATEDQDFYEHSGFDPIGIARAAWRDIVLREAAQGASTITQQLVKNVYAGTYVQKGDRRVYRIPERTPQQKVREVLLAIKLEQEMDKDEILATYLNTIYFGNGAYGVEAAAQTYWNTSVSRLGILESAQLAGMIASPERFDPIDHPNDSAVRRDYVLDRMAAEGYLTEARAAQLQNKELRINQSRRAAYPRPWFVDYVKHYLESEAGIDGFGGGYEITTTLDQSMQEAAEDAIADNLPDDRDPQAALVAIEPSTGAVKAFVGGRTYEEFKTGPAPGLGGFARSPGSTFKSVVLAAALDERISLNSTWSGPSTITIPDEECYTDGGPWQPSNAGDSTAGTFSLATATKYSVNTVFAQVGLEVGLDKVAQMANDLGIRWSKIGQECSLSLGALDITPLEMTSVYATLAARGVYRTPTPVAQVADPGGKTLWGGKQAAEKERLDGERVLSGNDAALVSYALEGVVEDGTGTAAALVDRPVAGKTGTGQDYKNAWFCGYTPQLAACVWVGYPKTEEPLLNVEGYAQVYGGTIPANIWQDFMTEATDGMPVRAFPEPDFGGYGEPDTDPIVPEPTEDPEPTEEPEPTEEPEPTEEPEPTEEPEPTEEPTEEPTDEEQRLALVPGWFVLPESWTPFAA, via the coding sequence GTGGCAGCGGAGACCCCAGTTTCCCGCGCGCCCTCGCGCAAGGGCAAGCACGCCGCCCCCCGGACCTCGCGGAAGACCAAGACCGCTCGCAAGCGTGGGTTCTTCCGCCGGTTCTGGTGGGTGTTCGTCGCCGTTCCCCTCGCCGGCGTGCTCTCGGTGGCCGGGGCCCTCTGGTACACCTACGGCCAGATCCAGCTCCCCGAGGCTCCGCCGCCCCTGCAGACCTCCTATGTCCGTTACGACGACGGCACGCTGCTGACGACCCTGCACGACGAGCAGAACCGGACGATCGTCGGGTTCGGGCAGATGCCGCAGGCGCTGCGTGAGGCGGTCATCGCGACCGAGGACCAGGACTTCTACGAACACTCGGGGTTCGATCCGATCGGGATCGCTCGCGCGGCCTGGCGGGACATCGTGCTGCGCGAGGCGGCCCAGGGCGCATCGACGATCACCCAGCAGCTCGTGAAGAACGTGTACGCCGGCACCTACGTCCAGAAGGGCGACCGGCGCGTCTACCGGATCCCCGAGCGCACGCCGCAGCAGAAGGTCCGCGAGGTGCTGCTCGCGATCAAGCTCGAGCAGGAGATGGACAAGGACGAGATCCTCGCGACGTACCTGAACACGATCTATTTCGGCAACGGCGCGTACGGGGTCGAGGCCGCCGCGCAGACCTACTGGAACACCTCCGTGAGCCGCCTCGGGATCCTCGAGTCGGCCCAGCTCGCGGGGATGATCGCGAGCCCCGAACGGTTCGATCCTATCGACCACCCGAACGATTCGGCGGTCCGGCGCGACTACGTGCTCGACCGCATGGCCGCCGAGGGCTACCTGACCGAGGCGCGCGCCGCGCAGCTCCAGAACAAGGAGCTGCGGATCAACCAGTCTCGCCGCGCCGCGTATCCGCGCCCGTGGTTCGTCGACTACGTGAAGCACTACCTGGAGTCCGAGGCGGGGATCGACGGCTTCGGCGGGGGCTACGAGATCACCACGACCCTCGACCAAAGCATGCAGGAGGCCGCGGAGGATGCGATCGCCGACAACCTGCCCGACGATCGCGACCCGCAGGCCGCGCTCGTGGCGATCGAGCCCTCGACCGGCGCGGTGAAGGCGTTCGTCGGCGGCCGCACCTACGAGGAGTTCAAGACCGGGCCCGCGCCGGGTCTCGGCGGGTTCGCCCGCTCCCCGGGCTCGACGTTCAAGTCGGTGGTGCTCGCGGCCGCGCTCGACGAGAGGATCTCCCTGAACTCGACCTGGTCGGGTCCCTCCACGATCACGATCCCCGATGAGGAGTGCTACACGGACGGCGGCCCGTGGCAGCCTTCGAACGCAGGCGACAGCACGGCGGGAACGTTCTCCCTGGCGACCGCGACGAAATACTCGGTCAACACCGTGTTCGCGCAGGTCGGTCTCGAGGTCGGCCTCGACAAAGTCGCCCAGATGGCGAACGACCTCGGGATCCGTTGGTCGAAGATCGGCCAGGAGTGCTCGCTCAGCCTGGGCGCGCTCGACATCACGCCGCTGGAGATGACGAGCGTGTACGCGACGCTGGCCGCGCGCGGCGTCTACCGGACGCCGACTCCCGTCGCGCAGGTTGCCGATCCCGGCGGCAAGACCTTGTGGGGTGGCAAGCAGGCCGCGGAGAAGGAGCGCCTCGACGGGGAGCGGGTGCTCTCTGGCAACGACGCGGCGCTCGTCTCCTACGCCCTCGAGGGCGTGGTCGAGGACGGCACGGGAACCGCAGCGGCGTTGGTCGATCGCCCGGTCGCCGGCAAGACCGGCACGGGACAGGACTACAAGAACGCTTGGTTCTGCGGCTACACGCCCCAGCTCGCCGCGTGCGTGTGGGTCGGCTACCCCAAGACCGAGGAGCCGTTGCTGAACGTCGAGGGATACGCGCAGGTCTACGGCGGCACGATCCCCGCGAACATCTGGCAGGACTTCATGACCGAGGCGACGGACGGGATGCCGGTGCGCGCGTTCCCGGAGCCGGACTTCGGCGGTTATGGCGAGCCGGACACCGATCCCATCGTCCCCGAGCCCACCGAAGATCCGGAGCCCACCGAAGAGCCCGAGCCCACGGAGGAACCCGAACCGACCGAGGAGCCCGAGCCCACGGAGGAGCCCGAGCCCACGGAGGAGCCGACCGAGGAACCCACGGACGAGGAACAACGCCTAGCGCTCGTCCCGGGGTGGTTCGTCCTCCCGGAGTCCTGGACCCCGTTCGCCGCGTGA
- a CDS encoding GNAT family N-acetyltransferase: MTIVYEWRGAFDSPEVDVLHAEGFEHPILNYDWRGQVERHSLGWVCARDGDDLVGWVNVAWDGATHAFVLDTLVTARARRQGVGTRLVDATVPEARAAGCEWLHVDFEDHLRSFYFEACSFTPTNAGLIAL; the protein is encoded by the coding sequence GTGACGATCGTCTATGAATGGCGCGGCGCGTTCGACAGCCCCGAGGTCGACGTGCTCCACGCGGAGGGGTTCGAGCACCCGATCCTGAACTACGACTGGAGAGGCCAGGTCGAGCGCCACAGCCTCGGGTGGGTGTGCGCCCGCGACGGCGACGATCTGGTCGGCTGGGTGAACGTGGCCTGGGACGGCGCGACCCATGCCTTCGTGCTCGACACGCTCGTCACCGCACGGGCGCGACGACAGGGCGTCGGCACCCGTCTCGTCGATGCCACCGTCCCCGAAGCGCGCGCCGCCGGTTGCGAATGGCTCCACGTCGACTTCGAAGACCACCTTCGCTCGTTCTACTTCGAGGCGTGCAGCTTCACGCCAACTAACGCTGGGCTGATCGCCCTGTAG